The genome window CTCATGTGATTTTGTTGTATCTGAATTTTTGCACGATGAGCAGAGGTGATTATGTCTCTCAATCACATTTAATATcatgtttaagaaaacaaaataaaataacattgttaTATTCTTATATGctcatgttttatttgcattgtcatttttttaCTTAATGAGCATGTTTAATTGACATATTTGCAGTTTTAAGCAAGAAGACACTCAAGGTTAAATGTGCTCAtgttttaaatacagatttttactaAATGGATTGACTTTTATCATATTGACTTTCTTCACAGTAGACTATAGGTATACAGTAAAAAGGTTTTAATGTAATAGAACACaattatttcactttcatttggaaGTAACTGTAGAGTCAAGTTAGATAAGTGTACTGATTTAAATTGTTTCTAGTATGCAGTACAAAATGTTTGTAGTTGAcattgcattgttagatatagtaGACATGACCAAATTGAATGTAGTTAACATggcattattttatatagtatgcATGACAAAATTCAGAGTAGTTAAcctgacacaactttctctattaGGCATGGCTAAACTTTATCTAGTAGAATGGACCAATTTTCTTCTTGTTGTCTTGACTAAAATAATTCAAGTTTACACAACAAGATtacaacaaatcatttcaaactaattcgatattgtttggaaaatgtaattcaatttcgtggaaaagtttactcaaatttttttaagttcattcaacaacttttttttttgagtgtagcctgcacagggggcgagagcgtaagCCTCCCTGATGATTCAGGtatgacacaaccgctgtgttgtctgatctgagcagtacatgacggccgatcagcagactcgagaaatactggagagccagaaaaaccaGCAGTAATTCCAATCTGTTTATGTGCCAACTAGGTTGCGCCGCTGTCCACACTCTGTGAGCTGgacgcccttgacaaacagctccccaatcGGACAAAGACGCATCCATCGTGACAGTCTCTTGGGAAGCACAGatccccagccgaaccccggCTAGGAGAAATTTGGTTGACATCCATAGTTTTAACGACATCACACACCTCCGTGTCACTAAGATCGttcgatgcggaagacaacggggtgaaatattttgtcttttcatccaccactgaaaagggcgcatgtgaagtaatcCCAGACGAATTACAGGAACAGTCActgccattagacctaaaagtctgaggcacaaaCTCACTGTCACTGTGCGACTCGCTTTGAAGCGCcacacgcatgacgcaatcgactgagcacACGGGAGAGAAAGCTTTGCTGTCATCGAGCGAGAGTCCAAGTCTATTCCCAGAAAGGTTATCCATTGAGAGGGGATTAAAACCCTTTTCTGGAAATTCGTgcataagcccaggctgtttaaatgattcagctcAAGATCCcgatgagagtgtgcttgagtctgcgATTGCGCTAACACCAGCCAATCATCTAAGTAGTTCAAAACACGGACACCCTGAAGCcacaacggggccagagctgggtccatgcattttgagaaagtacggGGAGCCAGAgctaagccaaagggaagaatgtggtactgatacgctttgccctctaaagcaaatctgaggaacttcctgtgtctcttgatgatctgaatatgaaagtatgcatccttcagatcgatcgtgacaaaccagtaATTTGGTTGAATCTGAGACAAAATAGACTttaccgtcaacatcttgaatttgctctgCCTGAGTGCAATATTCAGatggcgtaaatccagaatgggtcgtaATCCGCCGTTTTTTTTTGGTACCACAAAATAGTGGCTGTAAAACCCTGACTCCATCTGAGaggtacttcttctatagcccctttgttCAGCAGAGCCGACATCTCCCTTCGCAGCACCGCTATGTCCATCAGTTTcaccaccgtggaaagaattccgcggaaaaGAGACAGGCCTCTCCGAAACTGAATGGTATATCCGAGacaaattgtgcgtaacacccattgagaaatgccgggcaagcgttcccacacggcccgaaacaatattagcggCCTCAAAATGTCCGTTTCCTGCAACGCTGTCACACACGTTAAAACTTCCGGGCATGAAAAGCTTGTGGCGTTCGTGCACAGGGGGAGTGTATGCATAAGAGTCATTGCATCTCGTTGTgcataatcctgaaacgtgtccacagcaggaattaggccaacagattgaATATCGGGCTCTGccgcgaaaaagcggcggctgtgcgagccatCATAAACGGGCTGTCTGTGCAGgacccttgaatcgcccctcgAATTATGAaagctggattgtgcagagtgtctgagggagtgTTTGGtgttacagctcgatccaatgctgTTCGAGGCGCTGTTTGTGGCGAGACAGTCAgagtttgagcatggggactgcaatgagagtgttgGATGCGCGAAAGCGTTCCAACAGCGCTCCCtacggagggcacagtccctggcaatcAGCgaaaagatcaggagctgctatttgGTGCCCGAGAACGAGAGGCATTAGCCGAGATGATTTTTAGGGCACAGAAGATTCGATTCgctttcctgaaggaatgaaatctgagtgaAATGGCGCGGCACCAGGTATATATGCGTACGCATGCGTGGGggcggtgccaagcgctatttggccaataagATTGGCAGGATGGCATAGGGCATCAGACATTCGTCACAACGAAGGTGGTCCCATACgaggtgacgtcaccgcagcatcgcagtgacctatgaaagggaactgaACTTAacttttcagaaactatcaaacatatgccattacaaaagaaaaaaaaaaaaacaatgaaaatgaaaaaaattaactcaatcgcataaatgtaacattctcttcaaatatgcttcattctttgttaatgttttttaaagattttgttttcgctgatcgtggattctgaatgcattgccacagactTCGCTTTTGCTTCGCAGTTTTTCTTTTGgagttttgacacaaacttctcgtgggggcggggttaacagtgatctactctgattggatagtgagcttttgatggacaggtgctctgcTCTCTGACCGGGACGTCACAATGGCGCGTGTCGCGCATATTGAAAGCTCTCGTGGTGATTCAATCTGGTCTCTAccgcaaaaattattttttacagacaaagtgaaagaaatttattttaagctcatatacaggttctaccctgtaaagaagtttatacaaagatttaaatctgacattgatctTACACGCTCTTTTTGTTCCAGTTCTGAAGAGACTGTACACTTTTTTGGTCATGTCACTACACTCAGAATTTTTGGGATGACATTGGTGTGTTCAAGTGTAGGACTTTGCCAGActtctcagtacatatgaaaaacattatatttgggtattatgaccccacaaatgaaaatatcagttttgttattaatttaaatttttcctaaacaaatttcacattcacaaatgcaaattctccaactgtaaacctgtcttctctatttttctaaaagaaatggaaaactatttgaatgtaatctCAGTATCTCAGTAGCCTAATCTCATTAGAAAGGACTGTTAGAATTTGCTCGGCCTTTGATCATGTGTGATTTTGTTTTCGATTTTGGCCCTCTTTTCTTTAGTTCTATTCTAtcctttattgtattttttttgtttgttttttttttttttttgtggttaatattatgtgatgtatgtttatacttttgtatgtttttgtaaaaaagaaaaaaagttctcGCGGTGATTTGTATGCAATAGGTCGTgccttgtattactaaatatgtaaatagtatttgaccttcgatcatctcagtctgtaaagatgaccTCTCAGGAGACACGGAGCggcatcatcttcctcctctgcttgtccttcaaggcagctttaagtaagcttgtgttactgaagtaaccaataacatcaatacaagtttttcatgttacCTTGTGCAACAGTTGTTGCGGGTAATTATTGACGGAGAGCACctgtcattatctggctcggctcagtgttcatcttcagttctctcttcacagcagttcagtcagtgtactgtttgagtacatgaattactccgggatattggtttgtttgaactcagagggagtgtcagccacattaaaaaagttaacagcttaagtcatttgtggattaatgcgtattggagatgcgaaccgtttaaaacgattcagttcgatttggtgatctggttcaaaaagatccggttacatcgaatgatttgttcgcgaaccggatatcacaaactgctttgttttgaacaacagaaacggaagagaagacaatgctgaataaagtcgtagtttttgctatttttggaccaaaatgtattttcaatgcttcgaaaaattctaactgaccctctgatgtcacatggactactttgatgatgtttttcttacctttctgcacatggacagtataccgtacacacagcttcaatggagggacttaGAGCGACTAAAGACTAaagactaaatctaaaaaatcttaaactgtgttccaaaaataaacaaaggtcttatgggtttggaacaacatgagggtaagttattaatgacataacttTGCAAATTgggcaaactaaccctttaagtgcaaCGCAAGAAGATATTGCTGCAGTGACGACAGATAGCCACAAGGCGGCAACGTTGCAAAGTTTTGGACAATTTGGTTGGCAATAAGAGTTGCTACCTTGGATTCACAGGTCAGACTGTATATTTTCaccttgaaatataattttttggttGATGATTGCTTTAACATTTATGCTAGTTAGAATtgtattcaaatggtttaaacaaatatttgcatTTGATAATTTGCTGAGTTGGTAAAATTGTGTAACTTGTTTTATAATTGCAATTTCCAGTGTTTTATTACAGCTTGCTATCAGTGTTTAAAGCTGAAAAATAGTGTAGTTTAAAGTAAGTTACCAACATGGATCAAAATAGATCAGACCAAGTGTTTTAGACCAAGTGATTCAAGCTCTTGAAGATGAAAAGGCACAATTAGAGGGGAAACTAGAAACTGAAATTGATGTCTCAGACAGACAAAGTTATGAGAAACGCTTAGCTGAAATTAATGCAGACCTGGAAGTTAATAAAGCAAGATTCCAGGAATCATCCGTACAGGTTGAGCAAGAAGCTAGGCGATTAGATTGAGAAAGTCGCCCAACAGAAAAAATGCTTGAGTTGAGACATGACGAGTTAGCAAAAAGAGAACAGAAGTTTGTGTTCACATACTTAAACTTTAAAGCTGAAGCTCAGTTTATCAGATCTAAACTGAAAGAAGAGTGCTCTAAAACTGAGATAGATGATATGATGGTGACTGCATGAAAATGTGTATCAGAGCTAAAACAAATATATGAGAGTATTCGTGCATTGAACATCCGATCTCAAGATACAAGAAGGAGAATGGATAGCTGCACTTCAGTTACTAAACGTGCTGAACTGAAATGGAAGCTGAATACATTTTGTATGCAGAAGAGGAATGAAGATTGAATGCTGAAATAGGAGATACTAAAGAAAGAATCATTCTGCCTCCATGTCAGCATCCTCTTCAACACAATAACCCTTCGGGCAACAAGGTTTTTCAAGAAACTTTGGCTCAGACATGCTCTGAAAATGAGCTAGAGAAGAAAGTAGATGAAGTCCTATTAGTGAAAGCACCGAAAAGAATCCCTGACAATGACCAAACTTCCAGCTCCAGAGCCATTTTATGTTGGGGACCCACTCCAGTTCACTGAATGGTGCACTTGCTTTAAAGCTTTGATTGAAATAAACTGTACAACTCAAGATCATTGACTGTTCTATCTGAAACGGTACATAAGTGGAGATGCGCTTAGTTTACAAGAGGGAACATTTTATAGGAGTGATGAGGATGCATACACGCAAGCTTGGTATACCCTGAATAAGCGCTATGGACACCCCTTTGTAGTTCAAAGAGCATTTAGGGCAAAGCTGAGTAACTGGCCAAAAATCGGACCTAAAGAATCACTGAAATTAAGGGAGTTTAGTGATTTCCTAGTCTCCTGCACAAATGCAATGCCTCATGTACATGGTTAGGGTGGTTTGGACGATTGTGAAGAAAATCAGAAATTGCTGCAGAAACTTCCTGACTGGGTAACAACTCGCTGGAATAGGTATGTCACTAAAGCACTAGATGAAGAGAAGTCATACCCCAGTTTCACTGAGTGTTCAGACTTTGTGGCAGAGGAGGCACGTATTGCATGTAATCCTGTTTCTTCTCTACATGCTTTAAAACATGCAGATGAAAAGCCAGGGAAGGAGCAGAAATGTTTCAAAGCCAGCGCTCTGGTGCAAAATGTCAAACCCTTTGCAAAGAGCTTGAGCACACTCGAAAGAGGGGAAGGCTCAAAACCCAGCCTTTCTGCTTCTCAGGATAAGAAACAAATAGAATGTGTCTGTTGTCAGCAAAATCACTTTATATTCAAATGTGAAAGGTTTGCGGCAATGCCTCTTGAAGAGAAGAAAAGGTTTGTCATCAACAACAAGATGTGCTTTGGTTGTCTCAGAGTAGGTCATATCTCCAAAAATTGTAGATAGCGAGCTACTTGCAACATCTGCAGGCAGTCACCCCTCTCTACTTCATGAAGAACATTTTCAAGGCGGAAAGCTAGAAGCTTCACCTGATGTAAGGGCTTCCACTAGTTTATGCAGTGTGGGAATGGACAACTGTGATCGTACTGCAATGATTGTTGACGTGAATACACGTGAATACAAGCTGTGTAGATCAGTTAAAGAACAACGTATGGCTGACCTTCCAGCTGACAGAGTGGAATCCTCACCCCCATTCTTGTATTCTGGTATTGACTGTTTCGACCCCTTCTACACAAAACAAGGTCGGAAGGAATTCAAAAGGTATGGTCTGTGTTTACCTGCTTGAGCTCCAGAGCTATTTAGAAATGTTAGAGGATCTCACAAGCGATGCATTTCTGAATGCTTTAAGATGTTTCATAGCAATCAGAGGAGCCGCGCGACAGATCAGATGAGACCAGGGCACAAATTTTGTGGGGGCAAAAACATAAGCTGGAGAAAGGTTTTAAGGATTTAGaccaagaacagcatttattcaaaatataaatgttttctatatttCCATTTGATTAATGCTACAAAATTGCAAAATGCATTCAGAAACAgacaaattttatttattgtcaCAATGAGAAGCAAGTACATTACAGCTTAACTAAACTTAACTTAACAAATATGTATtattgctttaagctttttgcaGACAACAACAATTTACACACACGTACAGTAAAATGCTAAACACAATATTGATCTCAGTGTAAACCTTGTGTTTTTTGCAGTCTAAAAGTACTTACACAATGCCACTAATATATTGACAGatagataaaatatataattttaacagaATTAGTATTCCTGGAAAAATTTACTATTGGCTTGTTTCAACTTCACTTGTTCATATTTTGTTCAGGTATTTAGTGGTTTCCACCTGTGATTAAGAGAAAAAACTATGAGATTAATcatgtgttaagtgtgtgtgtgtgtgtgtgtgtgtgtgcgcgtgcatgtgtgtgcgtgtgtgtgagagagagagtgtgtgtgtgtgtgagagagagagagagagagagtgtgtgtgtgtgtgtgtgtgtgtgtgtgtgtgcgtgtgtaacaTCCTCTTATTATCAACTTCAGCAAACCTGTAACATCTCACCTACTTGTGCACAGAGCTGTAGGTCACCTCGTCCTCCACAGATACTGGACTGCTCTGGATATACAAAAGATGATTATGAACAACACTGACCATTACATTACAGTACAAATGAATCAGATACAGTATGCTCTGACTTACtgctttagttttagtttgaaCTATCACAGAGGTGTAAGTCACATCATTCTCTGCAAGCACTGAAGAAGAACCGTTTCCCTGGGAATAAACACATCTGAGTCTCTCAGTTATGAGTTTTAACTCAAATTGGTTGTTAACTCACACTTACTGTGTCACTGGCTCTAACTCTGTTCACCTCTGTGATGTATTCATTTCTGTCTGAAAGGAAGAGAACAAATAATATCATCAGTCATTTAGTGGAACAGTTCATCAACAAAAGCTTTTAAATATACGAGCAAAACTTCTGAgtgcatgaactgatcaaacaCTGAATGATTCATGGACCTGTCATATAATAAGAAAAGACATTAATACTGACtgtgtttctttctcagttttaCAGCTGACACGAAAATCACAATCACCATCAGCAGCACAACCGCTGGAATCCACAGCTCCAGATACAAATAATTCCTGTGATAATCAACAGCACAAAATAATTAGAGTATAGCCTGATCATAACAGAAATGTTCTTGTTATATATGAGTTGTTCAAACACCTTTAAAGTGGTGTTTTACTTTTAAACCATTTCACACCCACCACAGAAAGACATTGCATTTCCGCAAAAACTACATACATGCAAAAGAAGAAGTTGAGCTCACGGATATAACCTTTTAAAATGCTAGGCAATGGCATCACAAACTTTCAAGGTTACAGAGACTAACTAAAACAAGTATAGCAATGCACAGTGAAACATTTACAAGATTAAAAAGTCATTACTTTTACAAATAATTGCAACAGCATTTTGAAGCCATGAATATGTTgctgactttttttatttagtctattttctattttgacataatttttttgtcCTGCCCATTACTATGTTTATCGATATGCTAACCAATGCAATTCcgagacaaaaaaaaactattgttctTCCACCGTTGCTTTAGAATTTGGATATACCTCAATATTGAAGTCTGCATAATTGATACATGAAACTGCTTTGAAACATTCTCTGTTTAAAGTGCTATTTAAATGCCTCTTATTGGCTACATTGCTCAATGCTGCAAAACCTTGtggtaaaaattatttttggtgTTTCAATCTGTTTAAGCaaggaacattttatttcagtactCATTCTGCTGCTCTTCACTGCTCACTGTTTGATCAGTGTTAACTGAAACTGGTGTTGTAGATGAGAGAGCAGTTGCATCTCTGCTTAGAAACAACAagagaaaaatgaacaaaaataaatctgaCTAAAAGACCAAAAATAAGCAATAACACCAGATACAAAAATAGATTACATATTAATCTATTGAACATATACATCAAGTCCATGATAGAAAACATTAATcttgattaatattttaatacactACCAACCCGTTTCTCTCAGATACTTCTGTGGTCACagattctgtcaaaaaaaaaaaaaacgattaagggatttcttttttaataattgtgtCATAACCTCCAGTAAGATCTATATTACCTGATTTTGGTTCATTGACCGTGAGAAAAGGAACCTGTGAATTTTCTAGAGACACAGGAAAAGatgaaacaatattttaatttgttttgagacagcaagcagtttcagcccagaaccggcccacatctggcccacgtaaaatccatgcgggccaaatGTGACCCAGATCTGGGCCGAAaatgcttgctgtctgggatttTTCTTTATATCAAGAAATGCTGTGTGGATCTGATTAGTTTTTACCAGAGACATTAAGTTGAACAGGAGCCTGCAGATCTCCAGCAGAACAGTAGTACCAGTCAGAATCAGTGAGTCTCAGTCCAGTCATCAGCACAGTGAAGGATCCTCTCCCATCATCACTGATCTGGACTGATGAATTCTGGGATGTGTTAGTCCTCCCCACTGTGTAACAGCTCTGATCTTTATATCTGCACCACTGTTTGAGTTTATTCTTATATCCAGAACTGTAGAAACACTGAACACTGATATCACCACCTTCTTGTCCAGATACACTGCTGTTCACCACAGACACATCaggagctgaacacacacacacacacacatttaggatTGTGATTTCTGAGGAATTAGTCAAATTTTTCAACTGAATGTGAAACACGTCTCATACCTGATTGAACTGTCAGATAGAGCTGCTCACTCTCATCTCGTTCAAATATTCCTTCAATCTCCACAACACACCAATAAGCTCCAGTGTCTTCATTCTGCAGGTTTCTCATAGTCACAGTAAAGAAACTCTGATCTGGATGATCAATTACTGACACTCTTCCTTTGGTTTCATTAGCATATGCCAGAATACTGCAGTAATTGTAAGCTGACTTGGCATGAAAGCACCAGTATTTTTTGTGATCGGTGTATTTTCTGTCATAATGACATGGAATAATGAGCGATCCTCCAGTCTGAACTGTTAACCGTCTGCTTACTGAACCTGCTCTGCCTTCAGGAGCTggataaataatcattaaaataataaataataataaattttcttttaatatttaagtCCATAACTTATACGATTGTTGCAAATCATGTATTtggactttttaaaaataaagattttagattaaaatttatatgaatgtgtaaggtcaaatatataattaatgtcATGTGACTGGTCACTATTTCTTTCAAGTTTTTAGACTTTTAAAAACTTTTCTACCTTGACTAGGTTTATCTTAACCCTTGTGTGCTTGTGCTAAAAAACCTTTACCTaacttgatgaaaaaaaaaactttaaaatactacGTATATATAGCTATATTATCACCAAATATTCCAGTGACATGACAAATGTATTTCTCTATTAATacatgtaattataaaataatgataaaaacactgtttaaaagttttagaGTCTAGCATATCATACATCAGAACATGTCGACTAATCGTGTGAATAAACTACAAATATAGAACACTTGCCTGTTATGAGCCAAAGGAAAAACACAATGAACTTCAAACTGTCAGTCCTTCTGTTAAAACATTGCAATGTTTCTTCTCCCTGCATCTTCATCATGTACATGATGCTAAAGAAACAGCTACTCATTCGAGGAGAAGTAAATGACCTTAAGTTCTCATGATCTCAGTCTCACTTCCTGCTTCCGCGGTCTTCATTTGCATATGTCACAAAaacttaatttacaataaaatgtcatAATGTTTGATTGCAAATGTTGcaaaaaacacaaattacaatTGCATCACTTGGTCAAGAAATGTAAGATTATTCTgataaaaattgtttattttagctCTGCAGTCGATATTCAAGTGTTTTCCTCTGTGGTTTTTGGGTATTAACACTATTTAATTCTCTAGTTCCCATTTTACAATTATAGAACTACTGAAGTAGGTCACTGCTGAAGTGAgtttcttacatttatttatatgcagtACGTGATAAATACCTTCAGATTTTAATAGGACTTGAAACCGGATGTGAATGAAGCACTATTTCTGTACAGAGATTAATACTGGACAAAAGCTTTTCAACATTTATATGCTGATAAAACAGAACAAGAGATAAAATAGATGGGAAACAGTGAGATATGGGTTATCAGGGCTTCTGTATGTTTTAGTAAAGATTCACACTTCTTTCACAAACTTGCTGCACTGTTAGTTGAGAATAATTGCTGATGGTAAAAAATCTTCACACTGCACAAGTCACTCATAAGGATTTGCTTTCTTACAGACAGATAAACGTGTTAGTAATGAactagctttacttcgttactgtacttgaGCACAATTTTTCGAGTAGTGTAGGTCTACTTTACTGGAgtcattttattttgagtaatttttacttttaacttcactaaatTGCAAAGTATAAGATCGTAGTTTTTAATTTACTACATTTCATAAATCATATCATAACATCGTccactacatttcataaatataTCGCTACATCGTCCATATAATATATCAcatgctccgacacgcagaagtgGTCTCTGATTCATGAATGAACCGAGTCTTTTTAATTGGATCGCAaatcacaccaaacgattcgtttatgaattagaatgatccgatttcAGCTTTCTTTTACTATCTtatgcccctttcacactgcacgtcggacccgtcatattgccggaacattgacgggtcgccttctgtgtgaaagcaaccacgtcccgggattgattcccacATTGAACTtagtaaagcccctttcacactgccattccggcaaatacatgggtaaagtgttcctgcaattgttcccgggtcgctagattttgcactttcacactgccagtgattacccaggatatgtgcgtgctttcacacacaacccgtaaagatcccgtaacgacacgtgacatcagcgagTGACTTGTATtgtacgagtcgaaaatgctaggcacgttatactttcactgaagcaagtaaacgatctctgcgtcagcacggaaagtgaggaactaactgatctctgcttcattacagtttgcaaatgtgttttttttcatgaacgttgatcttccttcaaaacaggtGATAAAAGAGTCGCgcaataacgcgcgtcatcacttcgacacggcattagatctgacttttgttcacacagcgctcatcccgggtcgaaccccaAATGTTACCAGGTCCCCCACCCGGGTTTAATGCGGGAATCAATCCccggacgtggttgctttcacacagaaggcgacccggcattGTTCCAgcaatattgcgggtccgacgtgcattgtgaaaggggcttaacatTGCCAGATTCAACCCTGGACGAGTGATGTgcgaacaaaagccagatctaattcagTGTCGAAGTGATTTTATcgactgttttgaaggaagatcaacgtttgcgatgaaaaaatatgtgcaaactgtaatgaagcagagatcagttagttcctcactttccgcactgatgccgagatcgtttgcttgcttcagtgaaagtataacgtgcctaatgttttcggctcgtacattacacgtcacgccctgatgtcacgtgtcgttacgggatctttacgggttgtgtgtgaaagcacggaatatcccgggtcatcactggcagtgtgaaagtgcaaaatctagcgaccctgGAAAAATTGCCGGAACaatttacccctgtatttgccggaatagcagtgtgaaaggggcttatggaTTGCAGCTGTCCCAGAGTcgacaactcactgattcaaacgAACCGTCTAGTGCGAGTCGTTAGTGAAATGAATTCACAAGTTAGAactgggagatcttgtgagcgagCGCGTCTGATGCAGttaaatgttattaatgttgaaatttaCAATCAATTATtataactgaaaatcatattaagGTCAAAACTGTCAATTGTTTGTGAACTAAAtctgctgtaaagagtgatctgtatAAACCCACTGAAATGCTTGAATGCTGACACATCAATTAGTATCTCTGttttaggtatatatatatatgtatatataaaaaaaaaaaatatatatatatatatatatatatatatatatatatatatatatatatatatatatataattccataaAAAACCCGACCCATTACAATACTTCTgaacgttcaaattccccgctaccgtaaagttaacagttttattaaaatgctaggCTACGCATTCCCTATGTGACGTCTAttcttatattgtttatcaacagtagctatacatttttatattgattgGATTAACTAGCCAAGTAGACagatatgaatgtttattcataaccatactggaaataagt of Carassius gibelio isolate Cgi1373 ecotype wild population from Czech Republic chromosome A2, carGib1.2-hapl.c, whole genome shotgun sequence contains these proteins:
- the LOC127936634 gene encoding CMRF35-like molecule 1 isoform X39, yielding MSSCFFSIMYMMKMQGEETLQCFNRRTDSLKFIVFFLWLITAPEGRAGSVSRRLTVQTGGSLIIPCHYDRKYTDHKKYWCFHAKSAYNYCSILAYANETKGRVSVIDHPDQSFFTVTMRNLQNEDTGAYWCVVEIEGIFERDESEQLYLTVQSAPDVSVVNSSVSGQEGGDISVQCFYSSGYKNKLKQWCRYKDQSCYTVGRTNTSQNSSVQISDDGRGSFTVLMTGLRLTDSDWYYCSAGDLQAPVQLNVSENSQVPFLTVNEPKSESVTTEVSERNGHYLYLELLIPAVVLLMVIVVSAVILRKKHNRNEYITEVNRVRASDTVSGNGSSSVLAENDVTYTSVIVQPKTEASSPVSVEDEVTYSSVHKWKPLNT
- the LOC127936634 gene encoding polymeric immunoglobulin receptor isoform X41, yielding MSSCFFSIMYMMKMQGEETLQCFNRRTDSLKFIVFFLWLITAPEGRAGSVSRRLTVQTGGSLIIPCHYDRKYTDHKKYWCFHAKSAYNYCSILAYANETKGRVSVIDHPDQSFFTVTMRNLQNEDTGAYWCVVEIEGIFERDESEQLYLTVQSAPDVSVVNSSVSGQEGGDISVQCFYSSGYKNKLKQWCRYKDQSCYTVGRTNTSQNSSVQISDDGRGSFTVLMTGLRLTDSDWYYCSAGDLQAPVQLNVSESVTTEGSKRNRHYLYLELLIPAVVLLMVIVVSAVILRKKHNRNEYITEVNRVRASDTVSGNGSSSVLAENDVTYTSVIVQPKTEASSPVSVEDEVTYSSVHKWKPLNT